A portion of the Deinococcus peraridilitoris DSM 19664 genome contains these proteins:
- a CDS encoding aminopeptidase has protein sequence MSYDHLKHARLLVDYCVSAQPGERILVQGSTLALPLVEALHNTLLQRGAFPVVRLEYPSQSDDFYRFAPDAFLDTLHPLQLQEIESLDGSIRILTPSEPAADLDPVRSARHRKTLAPVARERARRKWNLTLYPTAWGAHAANMTSEQYEAFVASAMFLDTPDPVEKWAEVRALQAQLIARLARADEVRILGPETDLRLSVKGRTWANSDGKRNMPSGEVFTGPLETSANGHIYYGLPTIYNAQVVRGIRLTFQGGQVVAASAEEGDAVLRAALETDAGSRFLGELGIGSNYGIQQASQNILFDEKIGGTVHLALGNSYPETGGKNESALHWDMIADLRGGGQILLDGEVFQEQGRFVG, from the coding sequence ATGTCCTACGACCACCTCAAACACGCTCGTCTTCTTGTCGATTACTGCGTCAGCGCCCAGCCGGGCGAGCGCATTCTGGTGCAGGGCAGTACGCTGGCACTCCCGCTGGTGGAGGCCCTGCACAATACCTTGCTGCAGCGCGGCGCCTTTCCGGTGGTGCGCCTGGAGTATCCCTCCCAGAGCGACGACTTTTACCGCTTCGCCCCGGACGCGTTTCTGGACACCCTGCATCCACTGCAACTGCAGGAAATCGAGAGTTTGGACGGCTCGATCCGCATTCTGACGCCCAGTGAGCCCGCCGCCGACCTCGACCCTGTCCGCAGCGCCCGGCACCGCAAAACTTTGGCGCCCGTCGCCCGTGAACGCGCCCGGCGCAAATGGAACCTGACGCTCTACCCCACGGCCTGGGGTGCCCACGCGGCGAACATGACCTCCGAGCAATACGAAGCCTTCGTGGCCTCGGCAATGTTTCTCGACACGCCCGATCCGGTGGAGAAATGGGCTGAGGTTCGCGCGTTGCAGGCCCAGTTGATCGCACGTCTCGCGCGTGCAGACGAGGTGCGTATCCTGGGCCCCGAGACGGACTTGCGCCTCAGCGTGAAGGGCCGCACCTGGGCCAACAGCGACGGCAAGCGCAACATGCCCTCCGGCGAGGTCTTCACCGGGCCGCTCGAAACGAGCGCCAACGGGCACATCTACTACGGCCTGCCCACGATCTACAACGCCCAGGTGGTGCGCGGCATCCGCCTGACCTTTCAGGGCGGTCAGGTGGTGGCCGCCAGCGCGGAAGAAGGCGACGCAGTGCTGCGGGCTGCGCTGGAAACCGACGCCGGTTCGCGTTTCCTGGGTGAGCTGGGCATCGGCAGCAACTACGGCATTCAACAGGCCAGCCAGAACATTCTGTTCGACGAGAAAATCGGTGGAACCGTTCACTTGGCTTTGGGCAACAGCTACCCCGAAACGGGCGGCAAAAACGAGAGCGCCCTGCATTGGGACATGATCGCCGATCTGCGGGGCGGCGGCCAGATTCTGCTCGACGGTGAGGTCTTTCAGGAACAGGGCCGTTTCGTAGGATAG
- a CDS encoding PLP-dependent aminotransferase family protein: MEELIAARVRTVKPSFVREVLKAAGRKDLISFAGGLPAPELFDVEGMRQATLEALEKDPVGALQYGATEGHAGLRGEIAKLMAERGAHISPDQLVITTGSQQGIDLIARTLLDPGDVVLLEQPSYLAAIQVFELAQAEMRGIGSDGEGVLPDDLERQILALKAEGRAPKLIYLVATFANPSGATLSRERRVRVLELAAQHGIVVIEDDPYSELRFHGESVAPMVGLAQEVEGAENLSVYLSTLSKVVAPGLRVGWMVLPAWLQQKLVIIKQASDLHASTFAQHVGYRYLQSGRMEQHVPKIREAYGQRAQHMMATLERLLPRVLQFRAPEGGMFLWASMASGVDTMQLVPRAVDAGVIYVPGAPFFANPEGHAHHLRLSFSNSTPEQIEEGVRRLASVVMD, from the coding sequence ATGGAAGAACTCATCGCGGCGCGTGTGCGCACCGTCAAACCCTCATTCGTACGCGAGGTGCTCAAGGCGGCCGGACGCAAAGACCTGATCTCCTTTGCGGGTGGCCTGCCCGCCCCGGAACTGTTCGACGTCGAGGGCATGCGCCAGGCCACCCTGGAGGCCCTCGAAAAGGACCCCGTCGGGGCGTTGCAGTACGGCGCCACTGAAGGGCACGCCGGTTTGCGCGGCGAAATCGCCAAGCTGATGGCCGAGCGTGGCGCCCACATCAGCCCCGACCAGCTGGTCATCACGACCGGCTCTCAGCAGGGCATCGATCTGATCGCGCGCACCCTGCTTGATCCGGGCGACGTGGTGCTCTTGGAGCAGCCCTCATACCTCGCGGCCATTCAGGTCTTCGAGCTGGCCCAGGCCGAAATGCGCGGCATCGGGTCCGACGGCGAGGGAGTGCTGCCCGACGACCTCGAACGTCAGATTCTGGCCCTCAAGGCCGAAGGGCGCGCGCCGAAACTGATCTACCTGGTGGCGACCTTTGCCAATCCTTCCGGCGCCACGCTGTCACGCGAACGCCGCGTGCGCGTGCTGGAACTCGCTGCTCAGCACGGCATCGTGGTCATCGAGGACGATCCCTACTCCGAACTGCGCTTTCACGGTGAGAGCGTGGCGCCCATGGTGGGCCTTGCGCAGGAAGTCGAGGGTGCCGAGAACCTCAGCGTGTACCTCTCGACCCTCTCGAAAGTGGTTGCGCCTGGATTGCGGGTGGGCTGGATGGTGCTGCCGGCCTGGCTGCAGCAGAAGCTCGTCATCATCAAGCAGGCCTCGGATCTGCACGCCAGCACCTTCGCGCAGCACGTCGGCTACCGCTACCTGCAGTCGGGCCGCATGGAGCAGCACGTGCCCAAGATTCGTGAAGCCTACGGCCAGCGCGCGCAGCACATGATGGCCACCCTGGAGCGCCTCCTGCCCCGCGTGCTGCAATTCAGGGCGCCCGAGGGCGGAATGTTCCTGTGGGCCAGCATGGCCAGCGGGGTCGACACCATGCAACTCGTACCGCGCGCCGTCGACGCGGGCGTGATCTACGTGCCGGGCGCGCCGTTCTTCGCAAATCCCGAAGGCCACGCCCACCACCTGCGCCTGTCGTTCTCGAACTCGACGCCCGAGCAGATCGAAGAAGGCGTGCGGCGTCTGGCCAGCGTGGTGATGGACTGA
- a CDS encoding SMI1/KNR4 family protein — protein sequence MTPTTVQLWHVLIEAIERIVPGTHLRLNGPASEHDLVQLEERIGFPLPADVRAIYKVNNGEADDLVPGVIFNLKFLPIREVLRLIHGFQELRESGICEEGDVPDDRRLRIGFPSVTLVPFLDDTTGNQIGYDVNPGPLGRAGQIVVFGADYEEVDIPCTSITECLTVLIEQIQNGNYVVENEPYCHYSGMRLKDKSFSALGKVLF from the coding sequence ATGACGCCCACTACCGTGCAGCTCTGGCACGTCTTGATCGAAGCCATTGAACGGATTGTGCCGGGAACGCACCTCCGCCTGAACGGCCCCGCTTCCGAACACGACCTGGTCCAGCTTGAAGAGAGGATTGGCTTTCCCCTGCCTGCTGACGTCCGCGCGATCTACAAAGTTAATAACGGTGAAGCCGACGACTTGGTTCCAGGAGTCATCTTCAACCTCAAGTTCCTGCCAATCCGTGAAGTTCTACGTCTCATTCATGGATTCCAGGAGCTACGCGAGTCTGGAATCTGCGAAGAGGGAGACGTTCCAGACGACCGGCGGTTGCGAATCGGATTTCCGAGCGTCACGCTCGTTCCATTCCTCGACGACACGACCGGAAACCAGATCGGGTACGACGTGAACCCCGGCCCGCTTGGGAGGGCCGGACAGATTGTGGTGTTCGGCGCGGACTATGAAGAGGTGGACATCCCCTGCACTTCAATCACCGAGTGCCTCACCGTGCTCATTGAGCAGATCCAGAACGGCAATTACGTGGTGGAGAATGAGCCGTATTGTCACTATTCTGGGATGCGGTTGAAGGACAAATCGTTTTCTGCCTTGGGCAAGGTGCTGTTTTAA
- the aroA gene encoding 3-phosphoshikimate 1-carboxyvinyltransferase: MNPMTEAFDVTVMPARELRGEITAQPSKNYTTRFLLAAALSSRDTLVRRPATSEDSLALQRCLQQWGALLTPEDDGLRVRGFGASPKSGELLDPGNAGAVVRFLIAISALARETRFETAFTDSLGKRPQGDLLDALRQLGADLKSEGGRLPVTVRGGQLRGGQAEVSAERSSQFASALLFLGPLLPEGLDLHLTGHLKSHAALRQTLATLRTFGIEFEASEDLRRVQLPGGQRYESSEVTVPGDYPGSSAILVAGTIVPGEIRLRGLQADDLQGERETVDVLREMGATLSFSGDVVTVHGGSPLSAVTRDGDRFTDAVQALCGAAAFARGTSTWENVYTLRLKECDRISDTRRELQKLGLEVSETQDSLSVTGRESLPGGVTVDGHGDHRMIMLLTLIGLHAQAPITIIGAHHIRKSYPDFFRHLEALGARFEYHALSPA; encoded by the coding sequence ATGAACCCCATGACCGAAGCGTTCGACGTGACCGTGATGCCAGCGCGCGAACTGCGCGGCGAGATCACAGCCCAGCCCAGCAAGAACTACACCACCCGCTTTCTGCTGGCTGCTGCCCTGTCCTCCAGGGACACCCTGGTCCGCCGCCCGGCCACCAGCGAGGACAGCCTCGCCTTGCAGCGCTGCCTGCAGCAGTGGGGCGCGCTCCTCACGCCGGAAGACGACGGTCTGCGGGTTCGCGGCTTTGGTGCCTCGCCCAAAAGCGGTGAGCTGCTCGATCCGGGCAACGCGGGCGCAGTGGTACGTTTTCTGATTGCCATCTCGGCCCTCGCGCGCGAGACGCGTTTCGAAACGGCTTTCACCGACAGCCTGGGCAAGCGCCCTCAAGGCGACCTGCTGGATGCGCTACGGCAATTGGGCGCGGACCTGAAGAGTGAAGGCGGCAGGCTGCCCGTGACCGTCCGTGGAGGCCAGCTGCGCGGCGGTCAGGCTGAGGTGTCAGCCGAGCGTTCCTCGCAGTTCGCGTCGGCCCTGCTGTTTCTGGGGCCGCTGTTGCCCGAGGGGCTCGATCTGCACCTCACGGGCCACCTGAAAAGTCACGCGGCGCTGCGCCAGACCCTGGCGACCTTGCGGACTTTCGGCATCGAGTTCGAGGCCAGCGAGGACCTGCGCCGCGTGCAGCTGCCGGGAGGCCAGCGCTATGAGTCATCCGAAGTGACCGTGCCCGGCGACTACCCGGGCTCCTCGGCCATTCTGGTGGCGGGCACCATTGTGCCGGGAGAGATTCGCCTGCGTGGCCTGCAAGCGGACGACCTGCAGGGCGAACGCGAAACGGTGGACGTGCTGCGTGAGATGGGCGCGACACTGAGCTTCTCGGGTGATGTGGTGACCGTGCACGGTGGCTCTCCCCTGAGTGCCGTCACGCGCGACGGAGACCGCTTTACCGACGCGGTGCAGGCGCTGTGCGGCGCGGCTGCCTTCGCTCGCGGCACCAGCACCTGGGAAAACGTCTACACCCTGCGCCTCAAGGAATGTGACCGCATCAGCGACACCCGGCGCGAACTGCAGAAACTCGGACTGGAGGTCAGCGAGACCCAGGACAGCCTGAGCGTCACGGGACGTGAAAGCCTGCCCGGTGGCGTCACGGTGGACGGCCACGGCGACCACCGCATGATCATGCTGCTGACCCTGATCGGTCTGCACGCACAGGCTCCGATTACGATCATTGGCGCGCACCACATCCGTAAGAGTTATCCGGACTTTTTCAGACACCTGGAGGCCCTCGGAGCGCGCTTCGAGTATCACGCGCTCAGCCCCGCGTGA